One region of Sulfurisphaera ohwakuensis genomic DNA includes:
- a CDS encoding amino acid permease, whose translation MSSNRKPVFLRESSGLVREFGILDALWFNIALLGLLFSTYYVTSTGPLVGGSPILGLLLPLGGFFLVGWLFSYIGSKIPRVAADYVYVSRNLHPAVGFVGNAGYFVATVPLFMGISGITLQTFGLIPFLTILGYYTHNPTLISLGSTIDSNPYLIMAIGATEIVIMSLIPIFGNRVYKVMQWIAIPLALIAAVGMIIVEITVPSHVAISRLNSFALYYANVTNLYENVTRSNVAVPAYYNIYNIISLNPVYVVGFSYIINTVYIAGEVRNPKRSLPLSILGTLVITGFIFTAALALEYNQFGYDFTTKMMYLSIVQGTLPIPTPYLDILEGVASGNVILGALFALASIIQLLMYLAAASFVGSRLLFSYAMDRIMPDFVGDVSEKRHVPIKAILLSMAAGLIGLIVFTLPVTSAVAFLLSSVAVAILMLFPMSVVAIAVLRTEKENKIIRLVSIFGLIYLIFTFYQYLTVPAIGADTVIGYGILAGSISVLFIIFYVAKLIRSRQGIDFDLIFKEIPPE comes from the coding sequence ATGTCAAGTAATAGAAAACCAGTATTTCTTAGAGAATCTTCTGGGCTGGTGAGAGAATTCGGAATTTTAGATGCATTATGGTTTAATATAGCATTGTTGGGCTTGCTTTTTTCTACGTATTATGTAACCTCGACAGGCCCATTAGTAGGTGGAAGTCCTATTCTAGGCTTATTACTACCGTTAGGAGGATTTTTCCTAGTAGGCTGGTTATTTTCGTATATAGGCTCTAAGATACCTCGTGTAGCCGCCGATTATGTATACGTAAGTAGAAATCTACATCCTGCAGTAGGATTTGTGGGTAACGCAGGTTACTTTGTAGCTACGGTTCCACTATTTATGGGAATTTCTGGTATCACATTACAGACATTTGGTTTAATACCGTTTCTCACTATTCTAGGGTATTACACTCATAATCCAACACTTATCAGCCTAGGTTCGACTATTGATAGTAATCCATATTTGATAATGGCTATAGGCGCTACGGAGATAGTAATAATGTCATTGATTCCTATATTTGGTAATAGGGTGTATAAGGTAATGCAATGGATAGCGATACCGTTAGCGTTAATAGCTGCTGTAGGAATGATAATAGTGGAGATAACAGTACCTAGTCATGTAGCTATATCTAGGCTAAATAGTTTCGCATTATATTATGCTAATGTTACTAACTTATATGAGAACGTTACTAGGTCGAATGTTGCTGTACCGGCATACTATAATATTTACAACATAATATCATTGAACCCGGTGTATGTTGTCGGATTCTCTTATATAATAAACACTGTATATATAGCTGGTGAGGTTAGAAACCCAAAAAGGAGTCTTCCCTTAAGTATCTTAGGTACATTAGTAATAACTGGTTTTATATTTACTGCGGCTTTAGCCTTAGAATACAACCAGTTTGGATATGATTTTACTACCAAGATGATGTACTTGAGTATAGTTCAAGGTACCTTACCTATACCTACGCCTTATCTGGATATATTAGAAGGTGTAGCCAGCGGGAATGTTATTTTAGGTGCATTATTTGCTTTAGCAAGTATAATCCAATTATTAATGTATCTAGCAGCAGCTTCATTTGTAGGGAGTAGATTGCTTTTCTCATATGCTATGGATAGAATAATGCCAGATTTTGTAGGTGATGTGAGTGAAAAAAGACACGTACCAATTAAAGCCATTTTACTCTCTATGGCTGCAGGTTTAATAGGTCTAATAGTCTTTACCTTACCAGTGACATCTGCAGTAGCTTTTCTGCTATCAAGCGTTGCAGTAGCAATACTAATGTTGTTCCCTATGTCTGTAGTAGCTATAGCAGTATTAAGGACTGAAAAAGAAAATAAGATAATAAGGTTAGTTTCAATTTTTGGATTAATATACCTAATCTTTACCTTCTATCAATATCTAACTGTTCCTGCTATAGGTGCTGATACCGTAATTGGTTACGGAATTCTAGCTGGCTCCATATCAGTTTTATTCATAATTTTCTATGTTGCTAAATTAATCAGATCCAGACAAGGCATAGATTTTGATTTAATATTTAAAGAAATACCACCAGAATGA